The Acidobacteriota bacterium genome includes a window with the following:
- a CDS encoding ferredoxin family protein has protein sequence MTYIVTERCVDNRYTDCVADCPVDCFYEIEDPHMLIINPDECIDCDACVSLCPVNAIYPESEVPEEYDEWIDMNDPELCTDDNRITDTDAPLDTAITIEEVKEREEEDFGEALEDPSSAAH, from the coding sequence ATGACCTACATTGTGACCGAACGATGTGTTGACAACCGTTACACCGACTGTGTCGCCGACTGTCCTGTCGACTGCTTTTACGAGATCGAAGATCCGCACATGCTGATCATCAATCCCGACGAGTGTATCGACTGCGACGCCTGCGTCTCGTTGTGCCCGGTCAACGCCATCTACCCCGAATCCGAGGTGCCGGAAGAGTACGACGAGTGGATCGACATGAACGACCCGGAACTCTGCACCGACGACAATCGGATTACCGACACGGACGCGCCGCTGGACACGGCCATCACCATCGAAGAGGTGAAGGAAAGGGAGGAAGAGGATTTCGGCGAGGCACTGGAGGATCCATCCAGCGCCGCACACTGA